The following proteins are encoded in a genomic region of Spirosoma sp. SC4-14:
- the dnaN gene encoding DNA polymerase III subunit beta: MKFIVSSSVLLKNLQNINGVVATNPIVPILENFLFRIEDGTLTVTASDLQTTMTTQIPVDASENGAIAIPAKLLLDTLRSLPEQPVTVNIDTETFGTEILTDNGRYKLSGENPIDFPKLPIVNKNMSVDIPSEVLLGAINNTVFATSTDDLRPAMTGVYLQLSPDNATFVATDGHRLIRYRRTDLGASASSSIIIPRKALQLLKASLPDNVPVTAEFSQANASFAFGPTQLICRLIDERFPDYENAIPTNNPNVMTIGRTDLLNSLKRIMIYANRTTHQIRLSLKTNSLTISAEDLDYSNEANEKLLCDYDGDTMEIGFNAKLMAEMLSNLSAKMISLELSAPNRAGLLIPADKEENEDILMLVMPVMLNTYA, encoded by the coding sequence ATGAAATTCATCGTTTCCTCGTCAGTACTGCTAAAAAACCTCCAAAATATTAACGGCGTCGTGGCGACTAACCCGATTGTGCCGATTCTCGAAAATTTCCTGTTTCGTATCGAAGATGGAACGTTGACCGTTACCGCATCGGATCTGCAAACCACCATGACAACGCAGATTCCGGTCGACGCATCGGAAAACGGCGCTATAGCTATTCCAGCCAAATTATTGCTCGACACCCTGCGGAGCCTGCCCGAACAGCCCGTAACGGTAAACATTGATACGGAGACGTTTGGCACCGAAATCCTGACCGACAATGGCCGCTATAAACTCTCGGGCGAAAACCCGATTGATTTCCCAAAACTGCCAATCGTCAACAAAAATATGTCGGTCGATATTCCGTCGGAAGTGTTGCTGGGCGCTATCAACAATACCGTTTTTGCAACGAGCACCGACGATCTGCGCCCTGCTATGACGGGAGTTTATCTGCAACTGAGTCCCGACAATGCCACCTTTGTTGCCACCGACGGCCACCGGCTTATCCGCTATCGCCGAACCGATCTTGGTGCATCGGCCAGCTCGTCGATTATTATTCCGCGCAAGGCATTGCAACTGCTCAAAGCATCGCTGCCCGATAATGTACCGGTTACGGCCGAATTTAGCCAGGCGAATGCGTCGTTTGCCTTTGGCCCAACGCAACTGATCTGCCGCCTGATCGATGAGCGATTCCCCGACTACGAAAACGCCATTCCGACCAACAATCCGAATGTAATGACCATTGGCCGGACCGATCTGCTCAACTCGCTCAAGCGGATCATGATCTACGCCAATCGGACAACGCACCAGATTCGGCTATCGCTTAAAACGAACTCGCTGACCATTTCGGCCGAAGATCTGGACTACTCCAATGAAGCGAACGAAAAACTGTTGTGCGACTACGATGGCGACACGATGGAAATTGGTTTCAATGCTAAATTAATGGCTGAAATGCTGAGTAACCTCAGCGCAAAAATGATTTCACTCGAACTGTCGGCTCCTAACCGGGCTGGTTTGCTGATTCCGGCCGACAAAGAAGAAAACGAAGACATTCTGATGCTGGTAATGCCAGTAATGCTGAATACTTACGCATAG
- a CDS encoding MFS transporter: MNTQSKLATAYSNYRTTVLLLGVGHGLSDAAAGYLIGSLSQNSSFVQIGSAVLLYNALAFGGQLPAGIWLDRIGHYRKPAVLSLLGMVIALGLLSVQVMWVAIALAGLSSAVFHVAGGATTLVCFPDKSRFVGLFSAFGVMGLAMGGWAGAMQYAWVSYALIVSMSALVLLIIRAKFPLARRKVPETVNSALDRHDYLMIVLLMAIALRSAIWNSLQLLYDQQYDWLLYMALAAMVGKLIGGWIADRVPWKTYAIMALTIAIPALSWGYRQLFWLMLGTGLLQSLTPLSVIALQRIVPDRPAAVSGVAFGLAIAVGGLFLFAPFVADGFLGSQFLLAGVLTVGLYYASLRRFKLPSNH, translated from the coding sequence ATGAACACACAAAGCAAACTCGCTACAGCTTATTCGAACTACCGAACTACGGTGCTGTTACTTGGCGTAGGCCACGGCTTGTCAGACGCGGCAGCGGGTTACCTAATTGGAAGTCTATCGCAAAACAGTAGCTTTGTTCAGATCGGTAGCGCTGTGCTGCTCTATAATGCGCTCGCTTTTGGTGGACAATTACCGGCGGGTATCTGGCTAGATCGCATTGGACATTACCGTAAACCTGCTGTGTTGTCGTTACTGGGGATGGTTATTGCCCTGGGGTTATTGTCTGTTCAGGTCATGTGGGTTGCAATCGCGCTGGCAGGGCTAAGTTCGGCTGTTTTCCACGTGGCAGGCGGTGCTACTACACTCGTTTGTTTTCCCGATAAATCGCGATTTGTCGGTTTGTTTTCGGCCTTTGGGGTTATGGGACTGGCCATGGGAGGGTGGGCTGGTGCTATGCAGTATGCCTGGGTGAGTTATGCCCTGATTGTGAGTATGAGTGCCTTAGTGCTATTGATAATTCGCGCTAAATTTCCGCTTGCTCGTCGGAAAGTGCCCGAAACCGTTAATTCAGCGCTCGATCGGCACGACTATCTGATGATTGTGTTGCTGATGGCTATAGCGCTTCGGTCTGCCATCTGGAATAGTCTGCAACTGCTATACGATCAGCAATATGACTGGCTGTTGTATATGGCACTGGCTGCCATGGTTGGTAAACTGATTGGCGGTTGGATTGCCGACCGGGTTCCCTGGAAAACCTATGCAATAATGGCGCTGACGATTGCGATTCCTGCGCTCAGTTGGGGGTATCGACAGTTGTTCTGGCTGATGCTTGGAACCGGACTGCTGCAATCGCTTACTCCGCTCAGTGTGATTGCCTTACAGCGCATTGTGCCCGATAGACCGGCTGCGGTTAGCGGGGTTGCGTTTGGCTTGGCAATTGCCGTCGGTGGGCTTTTTTTATTCGCTCCGTTTGTTGCTGATGGCTTTTTGGGGTCGCAATTTTTGCTGGCTGGAGTGCTTACTGTCGGGCTTTATTATGCCAGCCTGCGCCGATTTAAACTACCCTCAAATCATTAA
- a CDS encoding TCR/Tet family MFS transporter → MASKRTAPALIFIFITLLIDVTGLGIIIPVFPKLIEQLIHGNISQAASYGGWLTFSYALMQFIFSPILGGLSDRFGRRPVLLFSLFGFGLDYILQGFAPTIEWLFIGRVLAGVTGASFTTATAYIADVSPPEKRAQNFGLVGAAFGVGFILGPVIGGYLGQYGPRVPFFVAAGLTMVNFLYGLFILPESLPAENRRPFDWRRANPVGSLLRLGKYPVILGLIASLVLIYIAGFAVQGTWTFYTMEKFKWDEKTVGLSLATIGVSFAIVQGGLSRVIIPKLGQLRSVYVGLTFSAIGFALFGFANQSWMMFAFMAVYAMGGIAQPSIQGIISNQVPANEQGELQGALTSLTSTTSIFGPLIMTNLFSFFTSPNAPTYLPGAPFFLGSVLILISAILARRGLKRNLVVTDLKPAQTSPG, encoded by the coding sequence ATGGCCTCCAAACGTACGGCTCCCGCTCTTATCTTCATCTTTATTACGCTCCTGATCGATGTTACAGGACTCGGGATTATTATTCCGGTATTTCCGAAACTGATTGAGCAGCTTATTCATGGTAACATCAGTCAGGCAGCCAGTTATGGCGGATGGCTGACGTTTTCCTACGCGTTGATGCAATTTATTTTTTCGCCCATTCTGGGTGGATTAAGCGATCGGTTTGGTCGTCGGCCCGTATTGCTATTCTCACTGTTTGGGTTCGGCCTCGACTATATTCTTCAGGGATTTGCTCCAACCATTGAGTGGTTGTTTATAGGGCGCGTTCTGGCAGGTGTTACTGGTGCCAGCTTTACAACAGCCACAGCCTACATCGCAGATGTGAGTCCCCCCGAAAAACGAGCCCAAAATTTTGGGTTGGTCGGTGCTGCTTTTGGGGTAGGCTTCATTCTGGGGCCAGTCATTGGCGGCTATCTGGGTCAATATGGCCCCCGAGTCCCGTTTTTCGTAGCGGCCGGTCTGACCATGGTCAATTTTCTATACGGTTTGTTCATTCTGCCCGAATCGCTTCCGGCCGAAAACCGGCGCCCGTTCGACTGGCGTCGTGCCAATCCGGTTGGGTCGCTGCTCCGATTAGGCAAATACCCGGTTATTCTGGGGCTGATAGCGTCGCTGGTTTTGATTTATATTGCCGGGTTTGCCGTACAGGGAACCTGGACGTTCTACACGATGGAGAAATTCAAATGGGACGAAAAAACGGTTGGCCTGTCGCTGGCCACTATCGGGGTTTCGTTTGCCATTGTACAGGGCGGACTAAGCCGGGTTATTATTCCCAAACTTGGTCAGCTACGATCGGTATATGTGGGCCTAACGTTTAGTGCCATTGGGTTTGCTCTGTTTGGCTTTGCCAATCAAAGCTGGATGATGTTCGCGTTCATGGCTGTTTATGCTATGGGTGGCATTGCGCAGCCATCTATTCAGGGCATTATTTCTAATCAGGTACCCGCAAACGAACAGGGCGAATTGCAGGGAGCCCTAACGAGCCTGACGAGTACTACGTCTATTTTTGGTCCACTCATCATGACCAATCTGTTCTCGTTTTTTACCTCCCCCAACGCACCAACCTATTTACCCGGTGCCCCGTTTTTTCTGGGCTCGGTTCTGATTCTGATTAGTGCCATTCTGGCCCGACGGGGCCTGAAACGCAACCTTGTGGTGACCGACCTTAAACCAGCCCAAACCAGCCCAGGCTAA